Proteins co-encoded in one Juglans regia cultivar Chandler chromosome 16, Walnut 2.0, whole genome shotgun sequence genomic window:
- the LOC109016711 gene encoding KRR1 small subunit processome component homolog yields MENDNDGDALVAQKLKKHRGKHDKPKPWDEDPNIDHWKIEKFDPSWNESGLLEVSSFSTLFPQYREKYLQEVWPNVKSALKEYCISCELNLVEGSMTVSTTRKTRDPYIIVKARDLIKLLSRSVPVHQAIKILDDEIQCDIIKITNLVRNKERFVKRRQHLVGPNSSTLKALEILTGCYILVQGNTVAAMGSFKGLKQVRRIVEDCILNRMHPVYHIKVLMMKKELEKDPALAHENWDRFLPKFKKKNVKQKKVKTKEKKPYTPFPPPQQPSKIDEQLASGEFFTSQKKKSAKKWQEKQEQQAQKTTENKRKREAAFIPPEEPRIQDTKSEDDTKYVASIAMSLKEKAKAFGKQKLVENINAEAYISAAGEPFKKKSKR; encoded by the exons ATGGAGAACGACAACGACGGCGACGCTTTGGTGGCCCAGAAGTTGAAGAAGCACAGGGGGAAGCACGACAAGCCGAAGCCATGGGACGAAGACCCCAACATCGACCACTGGAAGATCGAAAAGTTTGACCCCTCCTGGAATGAATCCGGTTTGCTTGAAGTCAGCTCCTTCTCCACGCTCTTCCCTCAATACAGAG AAAAATACTTGCAAGAGGTTTGGCCCAATGTGAAATCCGCTTTGAAAGAGTATTGTATTTCGTGTGAACTTAATCTG GTTGAGGGTTCCATGACAGTTTCAACAACCAGAAAGACTAGGGACCCATATATTATCGTTAAGGCTAGGGATCTTATTAAGCTTTTGTCAAGAAGTGTTCCTGTTCATCAG GCAATAAAAATTCTTGATGATGAAATACAATGTGACATCATCAAGATTACCAACTTGGTCcgcaataag GAGAGATTTGTGAAACGAAGGCAACATCTTGTTGGTCCTAATTCTTCCACTTTAAAG GCACTCGAAATACTGACCGGCTGCTATATTCTAGTTCAG GGCAATACAGTTGCTGCTATGGGTTCATTTAAAGGTTTGAAGCAAGTCAGGAGGATTGTGGAAGACTGCATACTGAATAGAATGCATCCTGTATACCATATCAAG GTTCTTATGATGAAGAAAGAACTTGAAAAGGATCCTGCACTTGCACATGAAAACTGGGATAGGTTTCTTCCCAAATTCAAGAA GAAAAATGTTAAACAAAAGAAGGTTAAGACTAAAGAGAAGAAACCATATACACCTTTCCCTCCTCCACAACAGCCTAGCAAG ATCGATGAACAATTGGCAAGTGGAGAATTCTTCACGTCTCAGAAAAAGAAATCGGCGAAGAAGTGGCAAGAGAAGCAGGAGCAGCAGGCACAGAAAACcacagaaaacaaaagaaaaagagaagctGCATTTATTCCCCCGGAG GAGCCGAGAATCCAGGATACAAAATCTGAGGATGATACCAAATATGTGGCGTCCATAGCCATGTCTCTAAAG GAAAAGGCTAAGGCGTTTGGAAAGCAAAAATTGGTTGAGAATATCAATGCTGAAGCTTATATTTCAGCAGCCGGCGaaccttttaaaaagaaatccaAGCGCTGA